A window of the Myxocyprinus asiaticus isolate MX2 ecotype Aquarium Trade chromosome 11, UBuf_Myxa_2, whole genome shotgun sequence genome harbors these coding sequences:
- the LOC127448329 gene encoding gamma-crystallin M2-like, translating into MMGKVIFYEDRNFQGRSYECMSDCADMSSYLSHCHSCRIESGCFMMYDNPNYMGNQYFFKKGEYADCMSMFGMSNCIRSCRMISMHRGSFRMRIYERENFMGQMYELMDDCDNIMDRYRMSHCMSCHVMDGHWLMYEQPHYRGRMHYFRPGEYKSFSNMGGMRFMSMRRIMDSWY; encoded by the exons ATGATGGGCAAG GTCATCTTCTACGAGGACAGGAATTTCCAGGGTCGCTCATATGAGTGCATGAGCGACTGTGCTGACATGTCCTCCTACCTGAGCCACTGTCACTCTTGCAGAATAGAGAGTGGCTGCTTCATGATGTATGATAATCCCAACTACATGGGAAATCAGTATTTCTTTAAGAAGGGCGAGTATGCTGATTGCATGTCTATGTTTGGAATGAGCAACTGCATCAGGTCCTGCCGTATGATCTCCATG CACAGGGGATCCTTCAGAATGAGGATCTACGAGAGGGAGAACTTCATGGGCCAGATGTACGAGCTGATGGATGACTGTGATAACATCATGGACCGCTACCGCATGTCTCACTGCATGTCCTGCCATGTGATGGATGGTCACTGGCTCATGTATGAGCAGCCCCACTACAGAGGCAGGATGCACTACTTCAGGCCTGGAGAGTACAAAAGCTTCAGCAATATGGGTGGCATGAGATTCATGAGCATGAGGCGCATCATGGATTCTTGGTACTAG